A single Natrinema pellirubrum DSM 15624 DNA region contains:
- a CDS encoding cobalt-factor II C(20)-methyltransferase has product MTLYGVGLGPGEADLVTVRGKEVLENADVVYSPGRLSRTVALNHVDESKIGDLDFPMTKDEEKLRAAWKEAAAEIAPNARDGDVAFVTLGDPNVYSTFGHLRRTIDAFHPEVELEIVPGVSAVTAFATAMGVEIEAGAGLSLREAASGASPTGPDRMILFKVTDAPATHEGLVEAGYDVTYGRRLFMEQGETIVTDDPEDIDERDYYTLAYAEKEDLEVEQATAAFADDESGSEDATTDGEPVTDGGTLVDLERAEGREGGDCGGHR; this is encoded by the coding sequence ATGACGCTCTACGGCGTCGGGCTCGGTCCCGGCGAGGCCGACCTCGTGACCGTTCGCGGGAAGGAAGTCCTCGAGAACGCCGACGTGGTCTACTCGCCGGGCCGGCTCTCCCGGACCGTCGCCTTGAACCACGTCGACGAGTCGAAGATCGGGGACCTGGACTTCCCGATGACGAAAGACGAGGAAAAGCTCCGGGCGGCCTGGAAGGAGGCCGCCGCGGAGATCGCCCCGAACGCCCGCGACGGTGACGTCGCCTTCGTCACGTTGGGCGACCCCAACGTCTACTCGACGTTCGGCCACCTGCGCCGGACGATCGACGCGTTCCACCCCGAGGTCGAGTTGGAGATCGTCCCCGGCGTGAGCGCGGTGACGGCCTTCGCGACCGCGATGGGGGTCGAGATCGAGGCCGGCGCGGGCCTCTCGCTGCGAGAGGCCGCGAGCGGCGCGAGCCCGACGGGACCGGATCGGATGATCCTGTTCAAGGTCACCGACGCACCGGCAACCCACGAGGGACTCGTCGAGGCCGGCTACGACGTGACCTACGGCCGCCGGCTGTTCATGGAACAGGGTGAGACGATCGTCACCGATGACCCCGAAGACATCGACGAGCGTGACTACTACACGCTCGCCTACGCCGAGAAGGAAGACCTCGAGGTCGAACAGGCGACGGCCGCCTTTGCCGACGACGAGTCCGGATCGGAGGACGCGACGACGGACGGGGAGCCGGTGACCGACGGCGGAACGCTGGTCGACCTCGAGCGCGCCGAGGGCCGTGAGGGCGGCGACTGTGGAGGACACCGATGA
- the cobN gene encoding cobaltochelatase subunit CobN, with product MTRIGIYTATENELGSIGRAAERLEDIDLVVRSESDLDEEADVESFVDELDDAAAAIFWLHGAEDSMPGYDYATGALAEAGVPLIVKATGDAFALEDTTVSDAHRDRVYDYLEKGGTINVANLCRFLAAEYEGRDIEFDEPTELPTEGVYHPDHPGIEYEGLLETHDPDKPTVAVWFYESHWTHENTRYVDAQVRALEEQGANALPIFCNPATDTDEQEDAEWVTDNWLLDDTGNPVVDAVLSSFMFSLSMDERGRSADDEGSSAEDVFLDRLGVPVLQTVTTMRSRSRYESSDTGVMGFELALSVALPEFDGNVITHPISGKERTDDEAGIGSAPKHHFPIEDRIDHATRLAVNWAELRHTPNEDKQVAVVLHNYPPSDDGIGTAFGLDSPESTVNLLEELEARGYDLGDDMPDSGQSLVEKLTAQLTLEDRWVAPEDVRDLSVDVVSPDTYAGWFADTDERFQENIIEEWGEVPDRPFAIPGVEFGNVLVTVQPPRGFGMDPSKVYHDSDLQPPHDYFAFYGWLRNTFETDAVVHLGTHGSLEWLPGKTVGLNGESAPDQLIDDIPNVYPYIVNNPGEGTQAKRRSYAAIVDYLTPVMRNAGTYDELSELEELANQYREAGMEDARADDGQHLEDLMREKVAELDLAVELGIEGTIDEQADVRGPDEAGSTFAEGDVAGDEVDVDELVERIHEYLTDVKTTQIRLGLHTMSEPPADERLVEYLVALTRLENPGAPSLRESVAGVLGVDYEKMLNAPGEYDEALGMTYAEAADEVYETNVELIETLAEHDFDIPVSELEGGPEDEVNMNLLVVDLETIGDARAKSRAHDDLREALAYVCEEAQPRVQGAEDEIPRTADALSGEYVPPGGSGAPTRGGVDLLPTARNFYTLDPRKVPAKAAWQVGSEVAEGVLERHHSENDEYPEEIGVVAWGTPTVRTRGETIAQVLAMMGVEPQWTDAGRIDDVEPIPLEELDRPRVDVTTRVSGLFRDAFPAAAGVIHDAVDAVVDLDEPHEMNYVKKHVEEEQAELEEEEGLDESDARKAAKHRVFTTKPGGYGAGTNKAVDEGNWDDRSDLASVYVQWGGYAMGSRGRVSDAHDAFERRLSSVDATVKIEDTMEQDEFDSSDWYAFHGGFISAVSEISGAEPASYVGDSSDPDNVDVYTNEEKVRKAMRSRVLNPDWLESMEDHGYKGAGDLSTTVDVTLGWDATTGVVSDTLWEEVAEKFAFDEDRQDWMRDVNPWALESITDTLLEAIDRNLWDADDETVDRLRDLNLAVEGDLEARTTNEAVGAEVSTDD from the coding sequence ATGACACGCATCGGGATCTATACTGCGACGGAGAACGAACTCGGCTCGATCGGGCGGGCCGCCGAGCGCCTCGAGGACATCGACCTCGTGGTGCGCTCGGAGAGCGATCTCGACGAGGAGGCCGACGTCGAGTCGTTCGTCGACGAATTGGACGACGCCGCGGCGGCGATCTTCTGGCTGCACGGAGCCGAAGACAGCATGCCGGGCTACGACTACGCGACGGGCGCGCTCGCGGAGGCGGGCGTGCCGCTGATCGTCAAGGCGACCGGCGACGCCTTCGCCCTCGAGGACACGACGGTCTCGGACGCCCACCGGGACCGGGTCTACGACTACCTCGAGAAGGGCGGCACGATCAACGTCGCGAACCTCTGTCGGTTCCTCGCCGCCGAGTACGAGGGCCGCGATATCGAGTTCGACGAACCGACGGAACTCCCCACCGAGGGGGTCTACCACCCCGACCACCCGGGGATAGAGTACGAGGGCCTCCTCGAGACCCACGATCCGGACAAGCCGACGGTCGCGGTCTGGTTCTACGAGTCCCACTGGACCCACGAGAACACCAGATACGTGGACGCACAGGTCCGGGCGCTCGAGGAACAGGGTGCGAACGCGCTGCCGATCTTCTGTAACCCCGCGACCGATACCGACGAGCAAGAGGACGCCGAATGGGTCACCGACAACTGGTTACTCGACGACACCGGGAACCCGGTGGTCGACGCCGTCCTCTCCTCGTTCATGTTCTCGCTCTCGATGGACGAGCGCGGCCGCAGCGCCGACGACGAGGGCAGTTCCGCGGAGGACGTCTTCCTCGACCGTCTCGGGGTCCCGGTCCTCCAGACGGTCACGACGATGCGCTCGCGCTCGCGGTACGAGTCCAGCGACACGGGCGTGATGGGCTTCGAACTCGCGCTCTCGGTCGCGCTGCCGGAGTTCGACGGCAACGTGATCACGCACCCGATTTCCGGCAAAGAGCGTACCGACGACGAGGCCGGCATCGGCTCCGCGCCGAAACACCACTTCCCGATCGAGGACCGGATCGACCACGCGACCCGACTGGCGGTCAACTGGGCCGAGCTTCGGCATACGCCGAACGAGGACAAGCAGGTCGCCGTCGTCCTGCACAACTACCCGCCCAGCGACGACGGGATCGGTACCGCGTTCGGCCTCGATTCGCCCGAGTCGACGGTGAACCTGCTCGAGGAACTCGAGGCCCGCGGCTACGATCTGGGCGACGACATGCCGGACAGCGGGCAGTCCCTGGTGGAGAAATTAACCGCCCAGCTCACGCTCGAGGACCGCTGGGTCGCGCCCGAGGACGTCCGCGACCTCTCCGTTGACGTGGTCTCACCGGACACCTACGCGGGGTGGTTCGCCGACACTGACGAGCGCTTTCAGGAGAATATCATCGAGGAGTGGGGCGAGGTCCCCGACCGCCCGTTCGCGATTCCGGGTGTCGAGTTCGGGAACGTCCTCGTCACCGTCCAGCCCCCGCGCGGGTTCGGGATGGACCCCTCGAAGGTCTACCACGACTCCGATCTGCAGCCGCCACACGACTACTTCGCGTTCTACGGCTGGCTCCGGAATACGTTCGAGACCGACGCCGTGGTCCATCTGGGCACCCACGGCAGCCTCGAGTGGCTCCCCGGGAAGACCGTCGGCCTGAACGGCGAGAGCGCGCCCGACCAGTTGATCGACGACATCCCGAACGTCTACCCCTACATCGTCAACAACCCCGGCGAAGGGACCCAGGCCAAACGCCGCTCCTACGCCGCCATCGTGGACTATCTGACACCCGTGATGCGCAACGCGGGCACCTACGACGAACTCTCGGAACTCGAGGAACTCGCGAACCAGTACCGCGAGGCGGGGATGGAAGACGCCCGCGCGGACGACGGCCAGCACCTCGAGGACCTCATGCGCGAGAAGGTCGCGGAACTCGACCTCGCCGTCGAGTTGGGTATCGAGGGCACCATCGACGAGCAGGCCGATGTCCGCGGTCCGGACGAGGCGGGGTCGACCTTCGCGGAAGGCGACGTCGCAGGTGACGAGGTCGATGTCGACGAACTCGTCGAGCGGATCCACGAGTACCTCACCGACGTCAAGACGACCCAGATCCGGCTCGGGCTCCATACGATGTCCGAGCCGCCGGCCGACGAACGGCTGGTGGAGTATCTCGTTGCCCTCACGCGCCTCGAGAACCCCGGCGCGCCGAGCCTGCGCGAGAGCGTCGCCGGCGTGCTGGGCGTCGACTACGAGAAAATGCTGAACGCGCCCGGCGAGTACGACGAGGCGCTGGGAATGACCTACGCCGAGGCGGCCGACGAGGTCTACGAGACCAACGTCGAACTGATCGAGACGCTTGCCGAACACGACTTCGACATCCCGGTTTCGGAACTCGAGGGCGGCCCCGAGGACGAGGTCAATATGAACCTGCTCGTGGTCGACCTCGAGACGATCGGCGACGCGCGGGCCAAATCGCGGGCCCACGACGACCTCCGGGAGGCGCTGGCCTACGTCTGCGAGGAGGCCCAGCCCCGCGTGCAGGGGGCCGAAGACGAGATTCCTCGGACTGCGGACGCCCTCTCTGGCGAATACGTGCCCCCCGGAGGATCGGGCGCGCCGACCCGCGGCGGCGTCGACCTGCTGCCGACGGCGCGGAACTTCTACACGCTCGATCCGCGCAAGGTGCCCGCGAAGGCCGCCTGGCAGGTCGGCAGCGAGGTCGCCGAGGGGGTCCTCGAACGCCACCATTCGGAGAACGACGAGTACCCCGAGGAGATCGGCGTCGTCGCGTGGGGGACCCCGACGGTGCGGACTCGCGGCGAGACGATCGCCCAGGTGCTTGCCATGATGGGCGTCGAACCGCAGTGGACCGATGCCGGCCGGATCGATGACGTGGAGCCGATTCCGCTCGAGGAACTCGACCGGCCGCGAGTCGACGTGACGACACGCGTCTCGGGACTGTTCCGCGACGCGTTCCCGGCCGCGGCGGGGGTCATTCACGACGCCGTCGACGCCGTCGTCGACCTCGACGAGCCCCACGAAATGAACTACGTGAAAAAGCACGTCGAGGAAGAGCAGGCGGAACTCGAGGAGGAAGAAGGCCTCGACGAGTCGGACGCTCGGAAGGCAGCAAAGCATCGGGTCTTCACGACCAAGCCCGGCGGCTACGGTGCCGGGACGAACAAGGCCGTCGACGAGGGCAACTGGGACGACCGCTCGGATCTCGCCTCCGTCTACGTCCAGTGGGGCGGCTACGCAATGGGCTCGAGGGGGCGCGTCTCCGACGCCCACGACGCCTTCGAGCGCCGCCTTTCGTCCGTCGACGCCACCGTGAAGATCGAGGACACGATGGAACAGGACGAGTTCGACTCCTCGGACTGGTACGCGTTCCACGGCGGGTTCATCTCCGCCGTGAGCGAGATTTCGGGCGCGGAGCCCGCCTCCTACGTCGGCGACTCCTCGGATCCCGACAACGTCGACGTCTACACGAACGAGGAGAAGGTCCGCAAGGCCATGCGTTCGCGGGTGTTGAACCCCGACTGGCTCGAGTCCATGGAGGACCACGGTTACAAGGGGGCGGGTGACCTCTCGACGACGGTCGACGTGACCTTGGGCTGGGACGCCACGACGGGCGTCGTCAGTGACACCCTCTGGGAGGAGGTCGCCGAGAAGTTCGCCTTCGACGAGGACCGTCAGGACTGGATGCGCGACGTGAACCCGTGGGCGCTGGAGTCGATCACGGACACCCTACTCGAGGCGATCGACCGCAATCTGTGGGACGCCGACGACGAGACGGTCGACCGCCTGCGCGATCTGAACCTCGCGGTCGAGGGTGACCTCGAGGCGCGGACGACCAACGAGGCCGTCGGTGCGGAGGTATCGACCGATGACTGA
- a CDS encoding cobyrinic acid a,c-diamide synthase, with the protein MNGFVLGGVSSGVGKTVATLSIIQALEDAGHEVQPAKAGPDFIDPSHHEAIAGRPSRTLDLWLCGEDGLRRNYRRGEGDIDGSHPSVRGTSSPDICVVEGVMGLYDGDGSSTAMVAEALDLPVVLVVDAKAGMESVAATALGFREYAAEIGRDIDVAGVVAQRAHGGRHEQGIRDALPDDLGYFGRIPPNDDLEIPDRHLGLEMGGEAALPREALREAAESLEAERLAAVASEPPAPDAAASAADPAGPVDATVAVASDAAFCFRYPATLERFRERAELVTFSPVAGDPVPDCDGVYLPGGYPELHADTLESAGTLAELGALAADGLPVLGECGGLMAMSQSLTTAAGERHEMAGILPADVTMHDRYQALDHVELEAVDDTLTADTGERIRGHEFHYSSADVDGDARFAFETVRGDGIDGDHDGLTEYESLGTYVHVHPESGAFDRFLEAVESNEI; encoded by the coding sequence ATGAACGGATTCGTCCTCGGCGGCGTCAGCTCCGGCGTCGGGAAGACGGTCGCGACGCTGTCGATCATCCAAGCACTCGAGGACGCCGGCCACGAGGTCCAGCCCGCCAAGGCGGGGCCGGACTTCATCGATCCGAGCCACCACGAAGCGATCGCGGGCCGGCCCTCCCGCACCCTCGACCTGTGGCTCTGTGGCGAGGACGGCCTCCGGCGGAACTACCGCCGCGGCGAGGGCGACATCGACGGGTCACACCCGTCTGTTCGGGGGACGTCGTCCCCCGACATCTGCGTCGTCGAGGGCGTGATGGGGCTCTACGACGGTGACGGCTCGAGTACCGCGATGGTCGCCGAGGCGCTCGACCTCCCGGTCGTCCTCGTCGTCGACGCCAAGGCGGGGATGGAAAGCGTCGCGGCGACCGCGCTGGGCTTCCGGGAGTATGCCGCCGAGATCGGCCGCGATATCGATGTGGCCGGTGTGGTCGCCCAGCGGGCCCACGGCGGCCGCCACGAGCAGGGGATCCGCGACGCCTTACCCGACGACCTCGGGTACTTCGGCCGGATCCCGCCGAACGACGACCTCGAGATTCCCGACCGGCATCTGGGGCTCGAGATGGGCGGGGAGGCCGCGTTACCGAGAGAAGCCTTACGAGAGGCCGCCGAGTCACTCGAGGCCGAGCGGCTCGCCGCCGTCGCAAGCGAGCCGCCGGCCCCCGACGCAGCCGCATCCGCGGCCGACCCGGCCGGGCCGGTCGACGCTACCGTCGCCGTCGCCAGCGACGCCGCCTTCTGTTTCCGGTATCCGGCGACCCTCGAGCGGTTCCGCGAGCGCGCCGAACTGGTCACGTTCTCGCCGGTCGCTGGCGATCCCGTGCCGGACTGCGACGGGGTCTATCTGCCCGGCGGCTATCCGGAACTTCACGCCGACACACTCGAGTCCGCCGGCACCCTCGCGGAACTGGGCGCTCTAGCTGCGGATGGACTGCCCGTCCTCGGCGAGTGCGGCGGCCTGATGGCGATGAGTCAGTCGCTGACGACGGCCGCGGGCGAGCGCCACGAGATGGCCGGAATCCTCCCCGCCGACGTGACGATGCACGACCGCTATCAGGCCCTCGATCACGTCGAACTCGAGGCCGTCGACGACACGCTGACGGCCGACACCGGCGAACGGATCCGCGGTCACGAGTTCCACTACTCGAGCGCCGACGTCGATGGCGACGCTCGCTTCGCCTTCGAGACGGTCCGGGGCGACGGCATCGACGGCGATCATGACGGCCTGACCGAGTACGAGTCACTGGGCACGTACGTCCACGTCCACCCCGAAAGCGGGGCGTTCGATCGGTTCCTCGAGGCCGTCGAGTCGAACGAGATATAA
- the cbiT gene encoding precorrin-6Y C5,15-methyltransferase (decarboxylating) subunit CbiT — MPPIALPHDAKAGPTKSEVRAVVGSKLALGPDDHFAEVGSCTGAVTIDAAQRAGRVTALERKPERLETTEKNLAANEASVRADVELRNAEAPEGLPDDADALFLGGSRNFEEVLDHAVETEIDRVVMNVSRLEVAGRATEAFRERDLLEEVVQFQVSHGYELAGATSFNSDNPVYMLVGSATPETDENDDEIAADGGEVDR, encoded by the coding sequence ATGCCACCCATCGCGCTTCCACACGACGCGAAGGCCGGCCCGACCAAGTCGGAGGTCCGGGCCGTCGTCGGCTCGAAGCTCGCGCTCGGGCCGGACGACCACTTCGCGGAGGTCGGCTCCTGTACGGGGGCCGTCACCATCGACGCCGCACAGCGAGCCGGGCGGGTGACCGCCCTCGAACGGAAACCCGAACGCCTCGAGACGACGGAGAAAAACCTCGCGGCAAACGAGGCGTCCGTCCGCGCCGATGTCGAACTGCGCAACGCGGAAGCGCCCGAGGGACTGCCCGATGACGCCGACGCCCTCTTCCTAGGCGGGAGTCGGAACTTCGAAGAAGTACTCGACCACGCCGTCGAGACCGAGATCGACCGCGTCGTCATGAACGTCTCGCGGCTCGAGGTCGCTGGCCGAGCGACGGAGGCCTTCCGCGAGCGAGACCTGCTCGAGGAAGTCGTCCAGTTCCAGGTGAGTCACGGCTATGAACTCGCCGGGGCGACGAGTTTCAACTCGGACAACCCGGTGTACATGCTGGTCGGGAGTGCAACGCCGGAGACGGACGAAAACGACGACGAGATCGCAGCGGACGGCGGCGAGGTGGACCGATGA
- a CDS encoding cobalt-precorrin-7 (C(5))-methyltransferase — protein sequence MSGEYDLDAGPDPATFAAGAAEPDIDADADDPVYAVGVGPGNQEYLTPRGERAIREADVVVGFTTVVEFVADLTDADLLTCGYKDEAEALEEFGERVAAGESGTAVAMGDPNHSGYQFVGKVQDAVEQAAPDVPVRVIPGISSIQLAASRARTPMEDTEFVTLHKSGDLESDMDRLVAAATTDERHLLVLPRPYDRMPGDLAAFLLEEGADPDLEALVCEKLTHDDEAIHRFTLEELADHAGGNGTEDTPFSDLVVLAVRQPVVVDQSA from the coding sequence ATGAGCGGTGAGTACGACCTCGACGCGGGGCCGGACCCGGCGACGTTCGCCGCGGGAGCGGCGGAGCCGGACATCGATGCGGACGCCGACGACCCGGTGTATGCCGTCGGCGTCGGTCCCGGCAATCAGGAGTATCTCACCCCTCGCGGCGAGCGGGCGATCCGGGAGGCCGACGTCGTCGTCGGCTTTACGACCGTCGTCGAGTTCGTCGCGGACCTGACCGACGCCGACCTGCTGACCTGCGGCTACAAGGACGAGGCCGAGGCGCTCGAGGAATTCGGCGAGCGCGTCGCAGCCGGCGAGTCCGGAACTGCCGTCGCGATGGGCGATCCGAACCACTCGGGGTATCAGTTCGTCGGCAAGGTACAGGACGCCGTCGAGCAAGCGGCCCCTGACGTGCCGGTCCGCGTGATCCCCGGCATCTCCTCGATCCAACTGGCCGCCAGCCGCGCCCGGACGCCCATGGAGGACACCGAGTTCGTCACGCTGCACAAAAGCGGCGACCTCGAGTCGGACATGGACCGCCTCGTGGCCGCGGCAACGACCGACGAGCGACATCTGCTCGTCCTCCCCCGACCGTACGACCGGATGCCCGGCGATCTCGCTGCCTTCCTGCTCGAGGAGGGGGCCGACCCCGATCTTGAAGCGCTGGTCTGTGAGAAGCTGACCCACGACGACGAAGCGATTCACCGGTTCACGCTCGAGGAGTTAGCGGATCACGCCGGCGGAAACGGGACGGAGGACACGCCGTTCTCCGATCTGGTCGTCCTCGCGGTCCGGCAGCCGGTCGTCGTTGATCAGTCCGCGTAA
- a CDS encoding DUF1802 family protein translates to MRDHTTATAAESGPALKERAGVVNALLDGAQTVLVRHPTLDPGTIDERFALYPAYSHQEPSRYRSRYEGYYHRSSAKPEAGVPIRAVADIREEYAVSTDDLEALADHYVYTPDGLRDKYDPDGELRVLLLRVAELDSPALITERGSYRGCRAWIDLADDAPIEPDAATPVLDDATFAERRAAVRDALE, encoded by the coding sequence ATGCGCGACCACACTACTGCGACCGCCGCGGAGTCGGGACCGGCGCTGAAGGAACGCGCCGGCGTCGTCAACGCCCTGCTCGATGGCGCACAGACCGTCCTCGTCCGCCACCCCACGCTCGATCCGGGGACGATCGACGAGCGGTTCGCGCTCTATCCCGCGTACAGCCATCAGGAGCCGAGCCGGTACCGGTCCCGGTACGAGGGATACTACCACCGCTCGAGTGCGAAGCCCGAGGCGGGCGTCCCGATCCGCGCCGTCGCCGACATCCGCGAGGAATACGCCGTCTCGACGGACGACCTCGAGGCCCTCGCCGACCACTACGTCTACACGCCCGACGGGCTGCGGGACAAGTACGACCCCGACGGGGAGTTGCGGGTGCTGTTGCTCCGCGTCGCCGAACTCGACTCGCCGGCACTGATCACCGAACGCGGCAGTTACCGGGGCTGTCGCGCCTGGATCGACCTCGCCGACGACGCACCGATCGAGCCCGACGCGGCGACGCCGGTCCTCGACGACGCGACGTTCGCTGAACGCCGCGCGGCCGTCCGAGATGCCCTCGAGTGA
- a CDS encoding precorrin-8X methylmutase, translated as MSDSQEFEEEYADLGATTQNAMDIAETSLDIVRQFTPDETLADRVRQKSVHSMGDIEFQHLVEFTGSDDLGDDEDAPVRAGARAVLEEADIFTDITMVKAGVTGRGHDCEVSKAIGHGKELAAETGMTRTAAAMLELDKEDAFEGSIVTIGNAPTAALALADCIEQGTRPAVVVANPVGFVKAEESRGRIREVSEDFGVPAITHVGRRGGSGLAAALTNELIHVAKDVRTDEIDLEIDAETRAETGKNR; from the coding sequence ATGAGCGATAGCCAAGAGTTCGAGGAGGAGTACGCCGATCTGGGAGCAACGACACAGAACGCCATGGACATCGCCGAGACGAGCCTCGATATCGTCAGGCAGTTCACGCCGGACGAGACGCTGGCCGATCGCGTCCGCCAGAAGTCGGTCCACTCGATGGGCGACATCGAGTTCCAGCACCTCGTCGAGTTCACCGGCAGCGACGACCTCGGCGACGACGAGGACGCGCCAGTTCGGGCCGGCGCGCGGGCCGTCCTCGAGGAGGCCGATATCTTCACCGATATCACGATGGTGAAAGCCGGCGTCACGGGCCGGGGCCACGACTGCGAGGTCTCGAAGGCCATCGGTCACGGCAAGGAACTCGCCGCCGAGACCGGGATGACCCGAACCGCCGCGGCGATGCTCGAACTCGACAAGGAAGACGCCTTCGAGGGATCGATCGTCACGATCGGGAACGCGCCGACGGCCGCATTGGCGCTTGCGGACTGCATCGAGCAGGGGACCCGGCCGGCGGTCGTCGTCGCGAACCCGGTCGGCTTCGTCAAGGCCGAGGAGAGCCGCGGGCGAATTCGCGAGGTCAGCGAGGATTTCGGCGTGCCGGCGATCACCCACGTCGGTCGCCGGGGCGGGAGCGGCCTCGCCGCCGCGCTGACGAACGAACTGATCCACGTCGCGAAGGACGTCCGGACCGACGAGATCGACCTCGAGATCGACGCCGAGACGCGGGCCGAAACCGGCAAGAACCGATGA
- a CDS encoding 3-oxoacyl-ACP reductase family protein, translated as MAETVQRLEPLERRPLTDRTCLVTGSSRGIGREIAFELARCGADVAVNYRSSEERALAVTETIEDNGETAIPVQADVSDPAAVERMAAEVREDLGEIDVLVNNAGITIDRTFEDMTYEDWRTVIDVNLHGAFNCTKAFYEDIKTSDHGRLINISSVVGQQGNYGQANYATSKGGLFAFTRTLALELASTGSTANCIAPGFTETDMLDEVPERVQEKIREDIPLDRFAEPEDIVGMVRYLASDQADYMTGQVLGINGGMEW; from the coding sequence ATGGCCGAAACAGTCCAGCGCCTCGAGCCCCTGGAGCGTCGCCCGCTGACCGATCGAACCTGTCTCGTCACCGGGTCCTCGCGGGGGATCGGTCGCGAGATCGCGTTCGAACTCGCCCGGTGTGGTGCCGACGTGGCGGTCAACTACCGGTCCTCGGAGGAGCGAGCGCTGGCAGTGACCGAGACGATCGAGGACAACGGCGAGACGGCCATCCCGGTACAGGCCGACGTTTCGGATCCGGCGGCCGTCGAACGGATGGCCGCTGAGGTCCGCGAGGATCTCGGCGAGATCGACGTCCTCGTCAACAACGCGGGGATCACCATCGATCGCACCTTCGAGGACATGACCTACGAGGACTGGCGGACCGTCATCGACGTCAACCTTCACGGCGCGTTCAACTGCACGAAGGCCTTCTACGAGGACATCAAAACGTCAGATCACGGTCGCCTGATCAACATCTCGAGCGTGGTCGGCCAACAGGGCAACTACGGGCAGGCCAATTACGCCACCTCGAAGGGCGGACTCTTCGCGTTTACCCGGACGCTGGCGCTGGAACTGGCCAGTACGGGGTCGACCGCCAACTGCATCGCACCGGGCTTTACCGAGACGGACATGCTCGATGAGGTGCCGGAGCGCGTTCAGGAGAAGATCCGTGAGGACATCCCGCTCGATCGGTTCGCCGAACCCGAGGACATCGTCGGCATGGTTCGCTACCTCGCCAGCGACCAGGCCGACTACATGACCGGGCAGGTACTCGGCATCAACGGCGGGATGGAATGGTAA
- a CDS encoding methyltransferase family protein: protein MSAPIFSAEPHLYVFVGALAVWIVSDLSIAVRHRDGVVGPRDRGSKRVIGIAVSGGTAGAALLPELVAVPALPRQRAAFWIGIGLVVLGVLFRQYAVRTLGEYFSLAVSVDEADTVVTSGPYRWVRHPSYTGGLTTMVGIGVATGNWLSLGVMALAGVAGYGYRIHIEERVLREKLGASYEAYAERTRYRLVPGLW from the coding sequence ATGTCGGCACCGATTTTTTCGGCGGAGCCGCACCTGTACGTCTTCGTCGGGGCGCTCGCCGTCTGGATCGTCTCGGACCTGAGTATCGCGGTTCGACATCGCGACGGAGTCGTCGGCCCGCGGGATCGTGGATCGAAACGCGTGATCGGAATCGCCGTGAGCGGGGGTACCGCGGGCGCTGCACTCCTTCCCGAGCTGGTGGCCGTCCCTGCACTCCCGCGTCAGCGGGCAGCGTTCTGGATCGGGATCGGACTCGTGGTACTTGGCGTCCTGTTCCGCCAGTACGCCGTCAGGACGCTCGGCGAATACTTTTCGCTCGCCGTCTCGGTCGACGAGGCCGATACGGTGGTCACTTCGGGACCGTACAGGTGGGTCCGTCACCCGTCGTATACCGGCGGACTGACGACCATGGTCGGGATTGGAGTCGCGACCGGTAACTGGCTGAGTCTCGGAGTTATGGCTCTCGCCGGAGTAGCCGGCTATGGGTATCGTATTCATATCGAAGAGCGCGTCCTGCGGGAGAAACTAGGCGCCTCCTACGAAGCGTACGCGGAACGGACGCGGTATCGACTCGTTCCAGGGCTCTGGTGA